In Capsicum annuum cultivar UCD-10X-F1 chromosome 11, UCD10Xv1.1, whole genome shotgun sequence, one genomic interval encodes:
- the LOC107848459 gene encoding TORTIFOLIA1-like protein 4 has translation MALQRQPSDLKNRVNNCLNRLSDRDTLAVAINELESIARGLKCEGFSTYLSCISSTDSSDKSPVRKQCVRLIGVLSSCHGDALSPHLSKMLNTVLKRLRDPDSAVRSACVEAVSSIASEITQPPFSSILKPLIDAIMHEQDINSQIGASLCLAAAIEASPDPEPVELKKVLQKLLKLVKNDSFKAKPALLSLIGSIVSVGGASSKNVLNSLVPITAELLSSEDWTVRKAAAETLGRLAVSERELLSELKAFCITSLDNRRFDKVKVVRETMNRALEWWKEVPGTSDDDVLPQSQSKYSPKDCGSGACSPTPSKSSSDTAMETPQPKKAIHSTKSLASSSSSSITSQKNGSIRFRRTKSNVTSSCKLDFRKSPDAKAKHTVSLASSLEVACEEQKCQNLRVQDPMDTVSCSSSSSEVKSSPLFDRPPDKRFHRYGNSQLGSRVIPLFGEYNDNMDVPDENINEDAPLSHREYENFCSVRKQLLQIENQQSSLLDLLQGFIGSSQNGMNSLEKRVNGLERLLDEMQHDLAITTGRISDTDFTGSTCCMIPRAEFLSPKFWRSSEGQDSNSRISFSTGSQNTAYSQTDATNRNKNVSSAKKMGVTRNERDLALPSSSDRRKERIARDDETASFCHVSRLNGASFANCIQQET, from the exons ATGGCGCTACAGAGACAACCGAGTGATctgaaaaatagagtgaataattgTCTCAACAGATTATCCGACCGTGATACGCTCGCTGTTGCGATAAATGAACTCGAGTCTATAGCTCGAGGACTTAAATGTGAAGGTTTTAGTACATATCTGAGTTGTATTTCAAGTACGGATTCTTCAGATAAATCTCCGGTACGTAAGCAATGTGTTAGGCTCATTGGCGTGCTCTCCTCATGTCACGGCGACGCACTTTCACCGCATTTATCGAAAATGCTCAATACTGTACTCAAACGACTTCGTGATCCTGACTCTGCTGTTCGCTCTGCTTGTGTTGAAGCTGTTTCATCCATTGCATCGGAGATCACTCAACCGCCCTTTTCGTCAATTTTGAAGCCGTTAATCGACGCTATAATGCATGAACAGGATATTAACTCGCAGATCGGAGCTTCGCTTTGTCTTGCAGCAGCGATTGAGGCTTCACCTGATCCTGAACCGGTTGAGCTGAAGAAAGTGTTGCAGAAGTTGTTGAAACTGGTGAAGAACGATAGCTTTAAAGCGAAACCGGCTTTGTTGTCGCTCATTGGAAGTATTGTTAGTGTTGGTGGTGCTTCAAGTAAGAATGTGTTGAATAGCTTGGTTCCAATTACGGCTGAGTTGTTGAGTAGTGAAGATTGGACTGTACGGAAGGCTGCGGCGGAGACATTGGGAAGGTTGGCTGTTTCCGAGAGAGAGTTGTTGTCGGAGTTGAAGGCGTTCTGCATCACGTCGTTGGATAACAGAAGATTTGATAAG GTGAAGGTTGTGAGAGAGACAATGAATAGGGCGTTAGAATGGTGGAAGGAAGTTCCAGGCACTTCAGATGATGATGTTTTGCCTCAATCACAATCCAAGTATTCACCCAAAG ATTGTGGTAGTGGTGCCTGTTCTCCAACTCCTTCCAAAAGTTCGAGTGATACAGCCATGGAAACCCCTCAGCCGAAGAAAGCAATCCACTCAACCAAGTCACTTGCATCCAGTAGTTCTTCCTCGATCACCTCCCAGAAAAATGGTTCTATTAGGTTCCGCCGCACAAAATCAAATGTTACAAGCTCCTGTAAGCTGGATTTTAGAAAATCCCCTGATGCAAAAGCAAAGCACACTGTTTCACTGGCTTCTTCATTGGAGGTAGCTTGTGAAGAACAGAAGTGTCAAAATCTTAGAGTTCAAGATCCAATGGATACAGTTAGTTGTAGCAGTTCAAGCTCAGAAGTAAAGTCGTCACCTCTATTCGACAGACCACCTGATAAAAGGTTCCACAGATATGGTAATTCACAGCTTGGTTCTCGGGTTATTCCACTCTTTGGGGAATACAATGACAACATGGATGTACCTGATGAAAACATCAATGAGGATGCACCCTTGAGTCATAGAGAGTACGAGAATTTCTGTTCCGTCCGTAAACAACTTCTTCAGATTGAAAATCAACAGTCCAGTTTATTGGATCTTCTCCAG GGATTTATTGGCAGCTCGCAAAATGGAATGAATTCCTTAGAGAAACGTGTAAATGGTTTGGAGAGATTACTTGATGAAATGCAACATGATTTGGCAATAACAACAGGAAGGATTTCAGATACTGATTTTACTGGAAGTACATGTTGCATGATCCCTCGTGCAGAATTTTTGAGTCCTAAGTTTTGGAGGAGTTCAGAAGggcaagattcaaattcaagaatatcttTCTCCACCGGAAGCCAGAATACCGCGTATAGTCAGACAGATGCTACCAATCGGAATAAGAATGTATCTTCAGCAAAGAAGATGGGTGTCACTCGGAATGAACGTGACTTAGCATTACCTTCTTCCTCTGatagaagaaaagagagaatagCTCGAGATGATGAAACTGCAAGTTTTTGTCATGTCAGTAGGCTTAATGGGGCATCATTCGCTAATTGCATACAGCAGGAAACTTGA